In Mangifera indica cultivar Alphonso chromosome 14, CATAS_Mindica_2.1, whole genome shotgun sequence, the DNA window ATTTGGTTAGATTCATTGTTATTagaacaaaatcaaatcaattgatttaattgagaatcaatttatatataatttttaatcattaaaaaatcggtaaaaatcaatcaaaatcagTGAActcaagaaattttttaaaaccagaaGAGCTGGAAACGTTGAGGGGTTTCTTCGGGTTGGGCCTAGAGAATGGGCTATAGAGAAACCCATCCCGACCCGGCCCAAAACATCACCCCCTAAAAAGAGATGGCCGCCATGCTTCAAATCAGCCAGAACCTCTACTTCCATCAAAACTCTCACATTTTCTCATAAGATTTCTCACTAGTTGTCCCGCAAACTGAATGAATCAATAACTTCATCAGCAATGACCAACAAATCTCAGCCATATTCATGGACTCGACTGCTTCTCAACCAATCCCTCAAAAACCCTACTAAAGCCCCTCTTTTATCTTCCCGGAAAATCTCAACTTTCCCGCATTTTCCCACCAGCCAAACACCCCAAATCCCTATTCCACCAAATACCCAACTCCCAAATGCATCCCAACGAAACCCCACCAAAcccattttctcattttcccgGAAAGTCTCAACTTTTGGTCTCTTTCGCACAAACCAAACGCCAAGAAGCCATTTTTCCACTTATTCCAGAGCCGCTCAAGAGCTGCTTGCGGAGCTTGAGCGCGAGaagcagagagagagagaggcgcGGAAGAAGGCTGGATTGGATACCAAAGATATTGATGCAGAAGATGAGGAGGATTACATGGGTGTGGGGCCTTTGATAGAGAAGCTTGAGAAGGAGAAATCGAAGATCACTACGGACTTGAACTTGTATGAAGAGCCCACAGATTCGGAtagtgatgaagatgatgagagGTTCTCAAGAGATGCAGTGAATAAGAGATTTCAGTTGTTTGAGAAAAAGTTTAAAAGGCATGAAGAGTTGCTTCATGGCTTCGCTGATGCTGGTATGTGATATAAATTGGTTAAGAAAGCATGGAAaggtctgaaaattttaattagctaCCCAGCATACGAAATGTTTGGTTTTGAtacttattatttctttttgattgataatacttgagaattttttaaatgagGCTAGCTCTTTTTGATTAATAATACTTGATAATTATATAGACATTTCTTGAAAGGGAGGGCCTATGGGGGATGTTCATATCTTTATTATCTGTTTATAccaatttatttctttttagcTGCTgctaaattttgatttatgcttaatataaatttgactCTTTGCAATTTATTTGAGAATTGAAATATCAGTGTTagtttatccttttttttttttcagaattgaAATCTTGCTGTGTTTTATCAATGACTTGTTGATTGATTTGTGCCTCTTCTATCATTTAGTGGTTTATCAAATATGCGAGCTCATATAATTCTCTCACATTTATTGACAGAGACACTTGATGAAGCTTTCAAGTGGATGaacaaaattgacaaatttGAGCAAAAGCATTTTGCTCTTCGCCCTGAATACAGGGTCATTGGTGACTTGATGAATCGTCTGAAAGTTGCTGAAGGCAAGGATAAATTCATCCTTCAACAAAAGCTTAATAGAGCTATGAGGTTGGTGGAATGGAAGGAAGCTTATGATCCAAATAATCCTGCCAATTATGGAGTAGTGCGTCACGAGCAGGTTGGTCCAGATGTTGAGGCCCTTAACGATTCTGGATTTGAACAACAGAAGAGAATGATACAAGGTGGGGTTGATGAAGATGAGATAGAGTTTGATGACATGAAAGAGAGAGACGATATGTTGCTAGAACAACTCAATGCTATTGACAAGAAACTTGAAGAGAAGCTAGCTGAGTTGGACCATACAtttggaaagaaaggaaagcttCTAGAGGAAGAGATTAGAGATCTAGCAGAGGAGAGAAACTCTTTGacagagaagaaaagaagacCTCTATATAGAAAAGTAAGTTCTTTAGCCATCCAGCTTGATTGTTTTGTTTCCACAGTAATTGGAATCACTGAACAAACTCAGCACATTGTgggttttcatttgttttctttctctttcttctttcctttctcaGTAATCTACATCTTTTTTTACCCTTGGATTGGACTGATTCCTGGTCTCTTAAAGGTTTTGCATTGCCTGAATTCATTCTCTATCGTATGCCATGTGCCTGCCAGCATATTTTCTGGCAGTATTCATTAAggaatttgatttagataaaaatataatgaaaatggaAAGTGTTGTTGGTTACAGTGTTTGAAATAAAGCTTTTGTTCCTACCTGGAATGTGAGGTTCTTATTGTGTGCATTGTATGAGGTGGTTTCCTTGTCCTTTAAGACTTACTAAGATTCTCCTGGTTTCTCAGTGGTTTGTATTTTTCCGATTGTAAAGCATGATAAAACTATCCTCTATGTAAAGTTTGTATTCAATATCAATACCTGATGTTTGTTTGGATGAAGCCTATGTTTCCATGCTCACAATTTTATCCTTTCAGTCTCACTTATTGTATTTTAATAGACATATTTTGTTTAATGATTACAGGGATTTGATGTTAAACTAATAGATGTTAATAGAACTTGTAAAGTTACCAAGGTATGTCTGCTCAGCTTTAATCTTTGATTTTAGAGCATTGTTTATATGGTTGTTGAATTTCAATCATTCGTCCTTCAGGGAGGGCAAGTGGTCAAATACACTGTTATGTTAGCTTGTGGGAACTATCATGGTGTTATTGGGTTTGCCAAAGCCAAAGGCCCAAAAGTTCCTGTTGCTCTTCAGAAGGTAACTTTTTAGttaatgattaatatcaaaatcgTATCAGCTTATGCTTTTTGGTCGTGTATTTTTTATGTCTGGCATTGTTTGATAAGTGCAATGCTTTGTGCATCcagttttgagtatctaattggatacccatatgatgtgtcatcatgtaattgaatattattttattcataattcaaaatcattcaattatatgataatatattatctaatacTTAATTGGGTATTCCAAACTAGGTGCACATAGTTTGATTGTGCTTGATAATTATCCTTTTAGCTAGAAGAGGGTATTTTAAGGGGAAAGAAGATGAAACGGAAAGTGGCAatccatattttatttttgttgatataagttgtatctattttttattatggagtatattgtttaaaatttgctATCTTTTCCACATCACTTGAGTTATGCATTGATATCTCATTCTCTGAAATTCTTATTTTCATCAGGTTCTTAAAcccaaaaactaaaataacgGTAATCTGTTTATGTATTAGCAGTTGATTGTTTGATTCTTTATCTTAATGCCTCTGAAACCAAGCCATTGAATGTTTGTTCCAAGTACCATTTAATTGTAAAGTAATGCTATTTGTACAATTTTGTGTACAAATTacgatatgtcatcatatgattgggtatTTGTACAATTTTGTGCACCCAATCACATtgtgacatatcattatttgtatacaaagttttgcacataattttattatttattatatattaccaGAGGTGTTGTTGTAAGTGTGCAATTGAATgcttttcatttgttttatgCTTGGGTGgcatctataattttttttacatgcGATTAACAATGAACAGGCATATGAGAAATGCTTCCAAAATCTCCACTATGTGGAGCGACACGAGGATCATACAATTGCGCATGCGATACAGACAGAATACAAGAAAACTAAGGttcttaatcaaaattttggtttCTCTCTCTCCAATTCCCATCTTTAGTTCAATCCTTTGCTTATTTTGATCCATTATTTCTGTcatcttttctctcattttgtTTGCAACCTTGTGTTCTTGTAGGTGTATTTGTGGCCTGCGCCAACTACAACGGGTATGAAAGCCGGAAGAACTGTCCAAACAATTCTGAATTTAGCTGGATTCAAAAATGTGAAATCTAAGGTTGTAAGTCTGCCTAGGtcaatatcatttaccatttagGTTCTTGCAATATGACCTATTTAGTAAATTACCAAATATAACACTCTGGTGGTCAAGTTGGTAATTTTCCTCGATCTCTCCACCCGCTAGAGCCCGGGTATCATATAAGGAACCTTGAACATTAAAAGAAAAGCACTTATACTGAACAAAATTAAGTGAATATCCAAAAGcgtgataattttatttctatctttCTATTATAACCCTTGCTCTACTTTCAGGTTGTTGGCTCAAGGAATCCACATAATACTGTTAAGGCACTATTCAAAGCATTGAATGCTGTAAGTAGCCTAATAAACTTTAAGTCTGATGGAAAACTTTTCTTTTTGCTATCAAAAATTCTTATTAACACTTTCTTTTTCACGTTTTCCAGATTGAAACTCCAAAGGATGTGCAAGAGAAGTTTGGTCGGACTGTTGTGGAGAAGTACCTGCTATGATCATTGTGCTTGATACCTTTCCGTGTAATTTTCCAATAGAAATTATGAATTggttgagaaaatgaaaaatttttgccTCATTGTCAATTTTTCTTCCGGTAAACAAGGTAGGCGTTTTTGCTACAACTGTTACGGTCTCAAATTTGGTTCTGTTGACAGTTTTACCAATAAAATCAGTCACAAGGAAGCTTGTAGTTTAGGTTCTTCAGAAAATATGCAGTTTTTCCTTCATTCCATGATGAAATTTGGCTCACCTGTTTCTGGTTAGCGTCAGGGCATTTTATCAAGCCAAGCATTTATTGGTTAAGCATTACAAATTCTTCTCATTCAATTATATTGCCTTGGTATCTTGTTAAATAACCCTGTTTTTAAAACGAGACCGGATCAGCTGGTTCAAGCcctgtttttaaaactaaaccgAATCGGCTAGTTCAACCGATTGAATAGAGAATTAGCTTTAAGTCTGGTCTAGTTAATATGAAAAAGAGGTTTATTCATtgatttagttaaatttaatcgAAATCAGGTTTGATTGGATAAATtggtcaaaatcaataaaattggatttaactaaaatttaggatattttttgaaattttaattaatttttagcaatttgattattttttattaaatttgatgaatttctaaaagtttgtaaagaaaaataagttcaaaaattaaaaaaaaggtatttcaaatccattaaaatattttttatagacaataatttatagagttatgtttttttttatatcatgaaATTGagacttttattttaattgtttattcgAAATccaatgaattattattattttttaaaaagaatatgtTTTAATCTTTATAGATGTGAGTATCttgatttattctttttttaacaaatttttaagtaaactctattcattataatttgataataagttgaatcGGTCAATTCTCGGTTGAATTGGTCAAACTAGTTTACCCATAAACTAGTGAGACAACTAATTTGATCATCggttcagttttaaaaacattgttaaatagtttggtttaaaatgtTTGTTTAGGAGTAATATATTATGTGCATtataataagtataaaaataggtattaatattaatgtatcattatatgagtaaggtttattttatctgtaatttaaaatcattaaattaaataatgacatCTTAGCGTTTATGCTTgtgtttgtatatatttttagtatataaagtattattgtttgtttattttatggCGGGTTAGGTTCGGGTCATAAAACTATGTTTACATATAATGATACTAATTGAGTTATTAATGGTTGTACATACCCATGTGATCTTAATTATCTAATCCTCTATCAAAAAGATTCATAAATTGCCATATTTTGCGTAAAAAATATGTTGCTTTAGAGCCTTCCCCTTTATGATATGGAACTATTGtccaatttgaaaataaagggtggattcaaatcaaatcaatttaggTTCAATTCgttatctaatttaaataagtttaagctcaaattgaagatgttttattttataggGTTTGAGGTTTACATCTTGTCAAtgattttttcaataattttttttttcttcttttttatgactcttttcttttttttagtgttattatttatcattttaagcaAATTAAGCTCAAGTTAGAATTTGTTATTCTGGATTTAAATTAAGCTTGAGTTTTAGGCATTTGATTGGATTTGGCCCAAATCTATCCCTAATTTGAAACTGATAACTAGTAGGGTTAAAGTGGAATGAAATGTTCTGAAATATTGTTGTTTTACCAAACCTTTATCCCTGTTTTGGACATATTTGCGCCTTCATCAATGAACCAAAAACAAATCACAGCCGCTTGAAATCCAATCTAATAATAATCCGATAATTTGCCATGAAGTTGAAGTCGTTGACTGATATCTGTGTCCGTATTCAGCATGAAGATTCTGCATATGCTgggaagaaagaaaatgcaCCTTTCAAGATAAGATGTCCTGCCAACCAAAATTTGAGGTCCAAGCTGGACCAGCCAGTTCAAACGGTTGGTGGTCCAGTCCGGGTAAAGTTTTAAGGGCGTCTCATAGACCGCTTTGATTGCAGTTAACTGTACTGGTTGCTGAACTGTTCAACCTTCGGGTCAATCCCGGCCTGATGACTCTTGAAAAAAGTTCGGAAATTTGGGATCAAACCCAACTCATAGCAATTGGAAAGGCTGTCAATGCACTTTCAGGACACAATTCTATTTGATTATTATGTATTGGTGAGACTGTAAATCCGATCATGTCACTGGTAAGGACAAGGACGAGTTTGATACAGGTTTGAAAACATTataccaaaaacaaaatattgattagaaaaaaagaagaatttcaTTAGTGCAAAGAATAAACCACATTAACATACAGACTACAAAGCATAGCCAAATTGAATCATCAAGaagcaaaataatttaacaacaaTCAACCAAAACTTAAACCCCATCAAGATCATGATCTCCATCTCCATTAATATATGCTCTTACAACGATGAAAGATCAGGCGTAGTTAGAAGCGTACACCTTGGAT includes these proteins:
- the LOC123197074 gene encoding uncharacterized protein LOC123197074 produces the protein MTNKSQPYSWTRLLLNQSLKNPTKAPLLSSRKISTFPHFPTSQTPQIPIPPNTQLPNASQRNPTKPIFSFSRKVSTFGLFRTNQTPRSHFSTYSRAAQELLAELEREKQREREARKKAGLDTKDIDAEDEEDYMGVGPLIEKLEKEKSKITTDLNLYEEPTDSDSDEDDERFSRDAVNKRFQLFEKKFKRHEELLHGFADAETLDEAFKWMNKIDKFEQKHFALRPEYRVIGDLMNRLKVAEGKDKFILQQKLNRAMRLVEWKEAYDPNNPANYGVVRHEQVGPDVEALNDSGFEQQKRMIQGGVDEDEIEFDDMKERDDMLLEQLNAIDKKLEEKLAELDHTFGKKGKLLEEEIRDLAEERNSLTEKKRRPLYRKGFDVKLIDVNRTCKVTKGGQVVKYTVMLACGNYHGVIGFAKAKGPKVPVALQKAYEKCFQNLHYVERHEDHTIAHAIQTEYKKTKVYLWPAPTTTGMKAGRTVQTILNLAGFKNVKSKVVGSRNPHNTVKALFKALNAIETPKDVQEKFGRTVVEKYLL